A genomic segment from Diospyros lotus cultivar Yz01 chromosome 5, ASM1463336v1, whole genome shotgun sequence encodes:
- the LOC127802766 gene encoding uncharacterized protein LOC127802766 isoform X1 gives MAAIGAPGVVFHAVRLEATGSGNGAPPPPRNPSPAATPLLSVSRPSWIVRTESNVRKERKKRPDPPCVVCSGTGRVDCHHCCGRGRTNCIHLEMLPKGEWPKWCRTCGGSGLSYCSRCLGTGEYRYIMGFHFMKRETNEDPDQLKNGS, from the exons ATGGCTGCGATCGGAGCGCCCGGTGTCGTATTTCATGCCGTCCGATTGGAGGCCACTGGCTCCGGCAACGgtgctcctcctcctccacgGAATCCCAGCCCAGCCGCGACGCCTCTTCTCTCCGTTTCCAGGCCCTCTTGGATAGTCAGAACGGAG TCAAAtgttagaaaagaaagaaagaagaggccGGATCCACCTTGTGTAGTATGCTCAGGCACCGGAAGAGTTGATTGCCACCATTGTTGTGGAAgag GTAGGACGAATTGTATCCATCTGGAAATGCTTCCAAAAGGGGAATGGCCAAAATG GTGCAGGACCTGTGGGGGTAGTGGCCTCAGCTATTGTTCTCGTTGTCTTGGGACGGGAGAGTACAGATACATAATGGGCTTCCATTTCATGAAGAGAGAAACAAATGAAGATCCAGATCAGCTAAAGAACGGCTCTTga
- the LOC127802766 gene encoding uncharacterized protein LOC127802766 isoform X2: protein MAAIGAPGVVFHAVRLEATGSGNGAPPPPRNPSPAATPLLSVSRPSWIVRTESNVRKERKKRPDPPCVVCSGTGRVDCHHCCGRGAGPVGVVASAIVLVVLGRESTDT, encoded by the exons ATGGCTGCGATCGGAGCGCCCGGTGTCGTATTTCATGCCGTCCGATTGGAGGCCACTGGCTCCGGCAACGgtgctcctcctcctccacgGAATCCCAGCCCAGCCGCGACGCCTCTTCTCTCCGTTTCCAGGCCCTCTTGGATAGTCAGAACGGAG TCAAAtgttagaaaagaaagaaagaagaggccGGATCCACCTTGTGTAGTATGCTCAGGCACCGGAAGAGTTGATTGCCACCATTGTTGTGGAAgag GTGCAGGACCTGTGGGGGTAGTGGCCTCAGCTATTGTTCTCGTTGTCTTGGGACGGGAGAGTACAGATACATAA